In Vagococcus hydrophili, one DNA window encodes the following:
- a CDS encoding GNAT family N-acetyltransferase, which translates to MLLPIAKASMPRVTQTWNKGFSDYLVPINMTEQQLNHRIDSLGLSRDFSCVFEEEGAYLGVILLGIQTLNHKRIMWVGGISVDPASRGKHVGTKLMKHAELLATQNNCEGIRLEVIATNYKAKKMYDSLSYSILNELIIADISNLDNKQDSLVELIQFPMDRISLKEPITIPWQNRLIFAQNSLMIHYQHQIIGYLSFTESDSSIAIQQLVIFNEQHLSLIKDILIYLNNQFEKTLTLSNFDSSSKEFSMLHSFGLTTKLTQLQLFLPLKK; encoded by the coding sequence ATGTTATTACCTATTGCAAAAGCCTCGATGCCTCGTGTTACACAGACTTGGAACAAAGGATTCAGCGATTACCTTGTTCCAATTAATATGACTGAACAGCAATTAAACCATCGGATCGACTCTCTAGGCCTCTCTCGGGATTTTTCTTGCGTTTTTGAAGAAGAAGGCGCTTATCTTGGTGTAATCCTTTTAGGGATTCAAACATTAAATCATAAAAGAATAATGTGGGTTGGAGGTATCTCTGTTGATCCTGCTTCAAGAGGAAAACACGTCGGTACGAAATTAATGAAACACGCTGAACTACTAGCTACTCAAAATAATTGTGAAGGGATTCGCCTGGAAGTGATTGCCACTAATTATAAAGCTAAAAAAATGTACGACTCTCTTTCATATAGTATATTAAATGAACTGATTATTGCTGATATCAGTAATTTAGATAACAAACAAGACTCACTTGTTGAGCTTATCCAGTTTCCAATGGATCGTATCAGCCTCAAAGAACCTATCACCATTCCTTGGCAAAATAGATTAATCTTTGCTCAAAATTCTTTAATGATTCACTATCAACATCAGATTATCGGTTATTTAAGTTTTACAGAAAGTGATTCGAGCATAGCAATTCAACAGTTAGTTATATTTAATGAACAGCACTTATCTTTGATAAAAGATATCTTAATTTACCTAAATAATCAATTCGAAAAAACACTCACATTAAGTAATTTTGACTCTTCGTCTAAAGAATTTTCAATGTTACATTCCTTTGGTTTAACAACTAAATTAACTCAATTACAGCTTTTTTTACCTCTTAAAAAATAA